The following are from one region of the Pocillopora verrucosa isolate sample1 chromosome 3, ASM3666991v2, whole genome shotgun sequence genome:
- the LOC131783920 gene encoding small ribosomal subunit protein uS17m, which produces MAQFVGTVIGTKMNKTAKILVTRLALYNKLKTFFNERKVYFAHDENNECAIGDLVVIKECQRLSKKKYFTVTEIVDKVPRVVDPETGKIVLQDNRE; this is translated from the exons ATGGCGCAGTTCGTGGGAACAGTTATTGGAACCAAGATGAACAAGACGGCAAAGATCTTGGTAACCAGACTGGCCTTGTATAACAAACTGAAAACT ttcttcaatgaaagaaaagtgtACTTTGCCCATGATGAAAATAATGAGTGTGCAATAGGGGACCTTGTGGTCATCAAGGAATGTCAAAGATTGAGcaagaagaaatattttactGTGACAGAGATAGTTGATAAAGTTCCAAGAGTGGTTGATCCTGAGACTGGAAAGATTGTTTTGCAAGATAATAGAGAATGA
- the LOC131783933 gene encoding RING finger protein 212B-like isoform X2: MADWVHCNSCYVRPGGGKLFSLTNCGHIYCADCLQANPDQCTICRRACNSIVLSSQMKPEVEMYFTNPIDLSKKYYTQLSQVLEFQKSHRERLAANIEKKVLAAERLQRHMSRLQELEREVAVLQEENVHLKRLLANNSSRPGTPHSYRNSPGTTPRRGHTPSPTCSQYSSSPYGRTTPNSSQKENKGSHHWQNQLSRPASGPTRLSVRTPPCNGFMGTVRGTPSPNKQVLSRPGSAGGTPGTVLRNNLQGRHLIRTANTPGSYEAATPSGLGATGVTCSPMAMSSPILTTRSTTTSNNRISNRSQYTTPSSSQASSQSNISTQQPERCSQEDEISTPPSQLDPSRRQIQLRYQPRSEIINKQPFLTTPVCTPR; encoded by the exons ATGGCAGATTGGGTCCATTGCAATAGCTGCTATGTTCGACCTGgaggaggaaaattattttccctCACGAACTGTGGGCACATATATTGTGCAGATTGCCTACAAG CAAACCCTGATCAGTGCACAATATGCAGGAGGGCATGCAATTCAATCGTTTTATCATCGCAG ATGAAACCTGAAGTTGAAATGTACTTTACCAATCCTATTGATTTATCCAAGAAATACTACACGCAGTTGTCTCAG GTGCTGGAATTTCAGAAAAGCCACAGAGAACGACTAGCAGCAAATATCGAGAAAAAG GTTTTAGCAGCGGAGAGGCTCCAGCGACACATGTCCAGACTACAGGAACTTGAACG GGAAGTTGCTGTTCTTCAAGAGGAGAATGTCCACCTCAAGAGACTGCTTGCCAATAATTCTAGTAGACCTGGAACACCGCACAGTTATAGGAATTCACCAGGGACAACACCAAGAAGGG GCCATACACCATCCCCGACTTGCAGTCAGTACTCATCCTCACCTTACGGAAGGACCACACCTAACAG ttctcaaaaagaaaacaaagggtCACATCATTGGCAG aACCAGTTATCCCGCCCTGCCTCTGGGCCAACGAGACTGTCAGTGAGAACTCCACCTTGCAATGGGTTCATGG GTACTGTTCGAGGAACTCCATCCCCAAACAAGCAGGTTTTATCCCGTCCAGGATCCGCTGGAGGGACACCAGGAACTGTTTTAAG GAACAATCTTCAAGGAAGACACCTCATAAGGACAGCGAACACTCCTGGGAGTTATGAAGCGGCCACGCCATCAGGTCTAGGGGCAACCGGGGTTACTTGTTCCCCTATGGCGATGTCATCACCTATCTTAACAACAAG ATCTACTACAACGAGCAATAATAGGATAAGCAACAGATCACAGTATACAACTCCCTCTTCGTCTCAAGCTTCATCACAAAGTAATATTTCGACTCAACAACCCGAGCGCTGCAGCC AAGAGGATGAAATTTCCACACCCCCAAGTCAACTGGACCCTTCAAGGCGACAAATACAG cTGAGATACCAGCCAAGATCAGagataataaacaaacaacCTTTCCT
- the LOC131783933 gene encoding RING finger protein 212B-like isoform X1 yields MADWVHCNSCYVRPGGGKLFSLTNCGHIYCADCLQANPDQCTICRRACNSIVLSSQMKPEVEMYFTNPIDLSKKYYTQLSQVLEFQKSHRERLAANIEKKVLAAERLQRHMSRLQELEREVAVLQEENVHLKRLLANNSSRPGTPHSYRNSPGTTPRRGHTPSPTCSQYSSSPYGRTTPNSSQKENKGSHHWQNQLSRPASGPTRLSVRTPPCNGFMGTVRGTPSPNKQVLSRPGSAGGTPGTVLRNNLQGRHLIRTANTPGSYEAATPSGLGATGVTCSPMAMSSPILTTRSTTTSNNRISNRSQYTTPSSSQASSQSNISTQQPERCSQEDEISTPPSQLDPSRRQIQVSFVCLTLTSILLWNLNQSFRCLNFLFVLFSFQQLRYQPRSEIINKQPFLTTPVCTPR; encoded by the exons ATGGCAGATTGGGTCCATTGCAATAGCTGCTATGTTCGACCTGgaggaggaaaattattttccctCACGAACTGTGGGCACATATATTGTGCAGATTGCCTACAAG CAAACCCTGATCAGTGCACAATATGCAGGAGGGCATGCAATTCAATCGTTTTATCATCGCAG ATGAAACCTGAAGTTGAAATGTACTTTACCAATCCTATTGATTTATCCAAGAAATACTACACGCAGTTGTCTCAG GTGCTGGAATTTCAGAAAAGCCACAGAGAACGACTAGCAGCAAATATCGAGAAAAAG GTTTTAGCAGCGGAGAGGCTCCAGCGACACATGTCCAGACTACAGGAACTTGAACG GGAAGTTGCTGTTCTTCAAGAGGAGAATGTCCACCTCAAGAGACTGCTTGCCAATAATTCTAGTAGACCTGGAACACCGCACAGTTATAGGAATTCACCAGGGACAACACCAAGAAGGG GCCATACACCATCCCCGACTTGCAGTCAGTACTCATCCTCACCTTACGGAAGGACCACACCTAACAG ttctcaaaaagaaaacaaagggtCACATCATTGGCAG aACCAGTTATCCCGCCCTGCCTCTGGGCCAACGAGACTGTCAGTGAGAACTCCACCTTGCAATGGGTTCATGG GTACTGTTCGAGGAACTCCATCCCCAAACAAGCAGGTTTTATCCCGTCCAGGATCCGCTGGAGGGACACCAGGAACTGTTTTAAG GAACAATCTTCAAGGAAGACACCTCATAAGGACAGCGAACACTCCTGGGAGTTATGAAGCGGCCACGCCATCAGGTCTAGGGGCAACCGGGGTTACTTGTTCCCCTATGGCGATGTCATCACCTATCTTAACAACAAG ATCTACTACAACGAGCAATAATAGGATAAGCAACAGATCACAGTATACAACTCCCTCTTCGTCTCAAGCTTCATCACAAAGTAATATTTCGACTCAACAACCCGAGCGCTGCAGCC AAGAGGATGAAATTTCCACACCCCCAAGTCAACTGGACCCTTCAAGGCGACAAATACAGGTTTCGTTTGTGTGCCTTACCTTGACCTCTATTCTTCTTTGGAACTTGAATCAGTCATTTCGTTGtttaaactttttgtttgttttgttttcttttcaacagcTGAGATACCAGCCAAGATCAGagataataaacaaacaacCTTTCCT